A window of the Streptomyces griseochromogenes genome harbors these coding sequences:
- a CDS encoding OzmP, with protein sequence MALCTICALKDSHPGVTLGDDGVCSLCRLDAAGDLLANFAYTNRVFEEFARSGPNPHGDYDCLFMYSGGKDSTFLLDKFVNEDGRRVLSYTFDVPFESTHAAENIRLARERIPATFVIDSDDDGIKTVLREVLNRPAAKPGTYLDEKLPCVSCRSFFVIRAIRHAFRHRIPYIVLCADPQQILTMESDVREVVRGFYRAFGERLLSDEFRADLETLLFAEDDELPRIVFPFVANRYAYDPERMVAELTAKGLYASSPLETHCTLFPLLNYYSYLNWDCMFYKLNAASHRRSVRRNENHERSTFSIAFPRAADLPGIEERLKRVVLDLAAGRGDEAEQKRELKGIFGELGASAEAARFLAGGFLGMRATAAELGVELRTAEAAA encoded by the coding sequence ATGGCCCTGTGCACCATCTGCGCGTTGAAGGACAGCCACCCCGGCGTGACGCTCGGGGACGACGGCGTGTGCAGTCTGTGCCGGCTCGATGCCGCCGGTGATCTCCTGGCCAACTTCGCCTACACGAACCGGGTGTTCGAGGAGTTCGCCCGCAGCGGTCCGAATCCGCACGGCGACTACGACTGCCTGTTCATGTACAGCGGCGGCAAGGACAGCACCTTTCTGCTGGACAAGTTCGTCAACGAGGACGGCAGACGCGTGCTCTCCTACACCTTCGACGTGCCGTTCGAGAGCACGCACGCCGCGGAGAACATCCGGCTGGCCCGGGAGCGGATTCCGGCGACGTTCGTCATCGACTCGGACGACGACGGCATCAAGACGGTGCTCCGGGAGGTCCTCAACCGGCCGGCCGCGAAGCCCGGCACGTACCTGGACGAGAAGCTGCCGTGCGTCTCCTGCCGCAGCTTCTTCGTGATCCGGGCGATCCGCCACGCCTTCCGGCACCGGATCCCGTACATCGTGCTGTGCGCGGATCCGCAGCAGATCCTGACCATGGAGTCCGATGTGCGCGAGGTGGTGCGCGGCTTCTACCGGGCCTTCGGTGAACGGCTGCTCTCCGACGAGTTCCGCGCCGACCTGGAGACGCTGCTCTTCGCCGAGGACGACGAACTGCCGCGGATCGTCTTCCCGTTCGTGGCGAACCGCTACGCGTACGACCCGGAGCGGATGGTCGCCGAACTCACGGCGAAGGGGCTGTACGCCTCATCGCCGCTGGAGACGCACTGCACGCTCTTCCCGCTGCTCAACTACTACTCGTACCTGAACTGGGACTGCATGTTCTACAAGCTCAACGCGGCCAGCCACCGGCGTTCGGTGCGGCGCAACGAGAACCACGAGCGCTCGACGTTCAGCATCGCCTTCCCTCGGGCCGCGGACCTGCCGGGGATCGAGGAGCGGCTGAAACGCGTGGTCCTGGACCTCGCCGCCGGGCGCGGCGACGAGGCCGAGCAAAAGCGTGAACTCAAGGGAATCTTCGGCGAGTTGGGGGCGAGCGCCGAGGCCGCCCGGTTTCTCGCGGGGGGCTTCCTCGGTATGCGCGCGACAGCGGCCGAACTCGGTGTCGAGCTGCGGACCGCCGAGGCGGCGGCATGA
- a CDS encoding amino acid adenylation domain-containing protein: MTDVRNAPLPPPTRFGCVLVGESAMVTACAEVLLERGHRVRGVVSPDPEIRTWAERAGLAATGFGPDLVAWLAAEPFDHLFSVVNLRLLPPEVLELPRGLAVNFHDGPLPRHAGRYATAWAILAGERMHGVSWHLMTDQPDRGDVLVGREVPVEAAETSGTLNLKCLAAGIDAFGELVHALERGTVRRRAQDPAGRGYHGRFDRPPGAGFLRWDRPAEQLAAAVRAADFGPHANAFGTAKALLGGEPVVVRELTPLPEPARGVCGTVLAVGSDAGSEERRDMEPEGTVTVVADGRPVRLSGLRTVRGEPLTAAELTARGVRPGSRLASPGAVLLAAAGRAEAAGLRAEPFWLRRLAGLTPADLPFRAPGRPVTATVVPVPARLPGAEGEEERRTWLLTALLAFLVRLGAAPGTDVRLRLPGPGTGHPAVDALYADWIPLRLPELGTRSQTELHAETAGLLRAARERGPFPHDLWTRCPKLRDRPCRLPIALELADDGPMELPLGSALLIRVGKDRCEWLGAEGPLAGYAAAFLNELTVVPRPAELPLGTEEVRRTVARWNETATGIPQDAGVHRLIARQARLRADAPAVVCGRQVLTYGDLDRRSSELAGRLRSRGAGPGRRVGVYLGRTPELVVALLAVLKSGAAYVPLDPLYPPARIAGMIEDAAPALLVTGPGPAPGLPLTGVELVTPQPLPPAYDEDGIGVPGDSDAYVIYTSGSTGRPKGVRITHRSLTNLVRAMAANPGFTSRDRLLAVTTVCFDIAALELFVPLATGGQVELAPAEVAADGFQLRELLERSRPTVLQATPATWRMLLEAGWSGQPLRMLCGGEALPADLAEELLRRGDGLWNLYGPTETTIWSSVTRVRPGERPLLGPPIANTRFHVLDAAQRPLPPGVPGELYIGGAGVAAGYHDRPELTAERFVQVPHVPYRLYRTGDLVRQLTDGRLEYLGRADEQLKLHGYRIEPAEIEAALRDHPAVCEAVAVLREERLVAYLVPRGTPAPAAVLRAHLAAAGLPDYLIPSAFVPLDRIPRTANGKTDRAALPAPPAPEIAAPLDADRTERVIAEIWQQVLGLDRVGLDDNFFEVGGTSLLLMRVMARLRTRALLPLSRVEMFSHPTVRSLARRLALPAAPRPTPDVPRPAPGVPRQSADAARPVATRAGLGELRRRRGR, from the coding sequence ATGACCGACGTCAGGAACGCGCCCCTGCCGCCCCCGACGCGCTTCGGCTGCGTGCTGGTCGGCGAGAGTGCCATGGTGACCGCCTGCGCAGAGGTGCTCCTGGAGCGCGGCCACCGGGTGCGCGGCGTGGTGTCGCCCGATCCCGAGATCCGGACCTGGGCGGAGCGGGCCGGGCTGGCCGCCACCGGATTCGGCCCGGATCTGGTGGCGTGGCTGGCGGCGGAGCCGTTCGACCACCTGTTCAGCGTCGTCAACCTGCGGCTGCTGCCTCCCGAGGTGCTCGAACTGCCGCGGGGACTGGCGGTCAACTTCCACGACGGTCCGCTCCCCCGCCACGCGGGCCGGTACGCCACCGCCTGGGCGATCCTGGCGGGCGAGCGCATGCACGGCGTCAGCTGGCACCTGATGACGGACCAGCCCGACCGGGGAGATGTGCTGGTCGGCCGCGAGGTGCCCGTCGAAGCGGCCGAAACGAGCGGCACGCTCAACCTGAAGTGCCTGGCGGCGGGGATCGACGCGTTCGGGGAACTGGTCCACGCGCTGGAGCGGGGCACCGTCCGCCGCCGCGCGCAGGATCCGGCCGGGCGCGGCTACCACGGCCGGTTCGACCGGCCGCCCGGCGCGGGATTCCTACGCTGGGACAGGCCGGCCGAGCAGCTGGCCGCGGCGGTGCGCGCGGCCGACTTCGGGCCGCACGCCAATGCCTTCGGCACCGCGAAGGCGCTGCTGGGCGGCGAGCCGGTGGTGGTGCGGGAGTTGACGCCGCTGCCGGAGCCGGCGCGGGGCGTGTGCGGCACGGTCCTGGCGGTCGGCTCGGACGCCGGTTCCGAGGAACGAAGGGACATGGAGCCCGAAGGAACGGTCACGGTCGTCGCGGACGGGCGGCCGGTGCGGCTGTCCGGTCTGCGCACGGTGCGTGGCGAGCCGCTGACCGCGGCCGAGTTGACGGCCCGCGGAGTGCGGCCCGGCAGCCGCCTCGCGTCCCCCGGCGCAGTGCTGCTGGCGGCCGCCGGGCGTGCCGAGGCGGCCGGCCTGCGCGCCGAGCCGTTCTGGCTCCGTCGGCTCGCGGGCCTGACCCCGGCCGACCTGCCGTTTCGCGCGCCGGGCCGCCCTGTGACCGCCACCGTGGTGCCGGTACCGGCCCGGCTGCCCGGTGCCGAGGGCGAGGAGGAGCGACGCACGTGGCTGCTGACCGCGTTGCTCGCGTTCCTGGTCCGGCTCGGTGCGGCACCCGGCACCGACGTGCGGTTGCGCCTGCCGGGTCCGGGCACCGGCCACCCCGCGGTCGACGCGCTGTACGCCGACTGGATCCCGCTGCGGCTGCCGGAGCTCGGCACCCGGAGCCAGACCGAGCTGCACGCCGAGACGGCCGGCCTTCTCCGGGCGGCACGGGAGCGCGGCCCCTTTCCGCACGACCTGTGGACCCGCTGCCCGAAACTGCGTGATCGGCCCTGCCGACTGCCGATCGCTCTGGAGCTCGCCGACGACGGACCGATGGAGCTCCCGCTCGGCAGCGCCCTGCTCATCAGGGTGGGGAAGGACCGTTGCGAGTGGCTGGGTGCCGAGGGGCCGCTCGCCGGATACGCGGCCGCGTTCCTGAACGAGCTCACCGTGGTACCGCGGCCCGCGGAACTCCCGCTGGGCACCGAGGAGGTCCGGCGGACGGTGGCCCGCTGGAACGAGACGGCGACCGGCATCCCGCAGGACGCCGGTGTACACCGCCTGATCGCCCGGCAGGCCCGGCTGCGGGCCGATGCCCCGGCCGTGGTCTGTGGCCGACAGGTGCTCACCTACGGTGACTTGGACCGGCGGTCGAGCGAGCTGGCCGGTCGGCTGCGCTCGCGCGGCGCGGGTCCGGGGCGGCGGGTCGGGGTGTATCTCGGGCGTACGCCCGAACTCGTCGTGGCGCTGCTCGCGGTGCTGAAGTCCGGCGCCGCGTACGTGCCGCTGGACCCGTTGTATCCGCCTGCCCGCATCGCCGGGATGATCGAGGACGCGGCGCCGGCCCTGCTCGTCACCGGCCCCGGTCCGGCACCCGGCCTGCCGCTGACGGGAGTCGAGCTGGTGACGCCGCAGCCGCTCCCGCCCGCCTACGACGAGGACGGCATCGGTGTGCCGGGCGACAGCGACGCCTACGTCATCTACACCTCCGGTTCCACCGGTCGGCCCAAGGGCGTACGGATCACTCACCGCTCGCTCACCAACCTGGTCCGCGCGATGGCCGCGAACCCCGGCTTCACCTCGCGGGACCGGCTGCTGGCGGTCACCACGGTCTGCTTCGACATCGCGGCCCTGGAGCTGTTCGTTCCGCTGGCCACCGGCGGACAGGTCGAACTGGCCCCGGCCGAGGTCGCGGCGGACGGCTTCCAGCTGCGCGAGCTGCTCGAACGCAGCCGCCCGACCGTCCTGCAGGCCACCCCGGCCACCTGGCGGATGCTGCTGGAGGCGGGCTGGTCCGGGCAGCCGCTGCGGATGCTCTGCGGCGGCGAGGCGCTGCCCGCCGACCTCGCCGAGGAGCTGCTCCGCCGAGGTGACGGACTCTGGAACCTGTACGGACCCACCGAGACCACGATCTGGTCCTCCGTCACACGGGTGCGACCCGGTGAACGGCCGCTGCTCGGGCCGCCGATCGCCAACACCAGGTTCCATGTGCTGGACGCCGCACAGCGGCCGTTGCCCCCGGGCGTGCCGGGCGAGCTGTACATCGGCGGTGCCGGCGTCGCGGCCGGCTACCACGACCGGCCGGAGCTGACGGCGGAGCGTTTCGTTCAGGTGCCGCACGTGCCGTACCGGCTCTACCGCACCGGCGACCTGGTGCGGCAGCTGACGGACGGCCGCCTCGAATACCTCGGCCGCGCCGACGAACAGCTCAAGCTGCACGGCTACCGCATCGAGCCGGCCGAGATCGAGGCAGCGCTGCGCGATCACCCCGCCGTGTGCGAGGCGGTGGCCGTGCTGCGCGAGGAACGGCTGGTGGCCTACCTGGTGCCGCGTGGTACTCCGGCCCCGGCCGCAGTGTTGCGGGCCCACCTGGCAGCCGCCGGGCTGCCCGACTACCTGATCCCGTCGGCCTTCGTACCACTGGACCGGATTCCGCGTACCGCCAACGGAAAGACCGACCGTGCGGCGCTGCCGGCACCGCCCGCGCCGGAGATCGCCGCGCCCCTCGACGCCGACCGCACCGAGCGGGTGATCGCCGAGATCTGGCAGCAGGTGCTGGGGCTCGACCGGGTCGGGCTCGACGACAACTTCTTCGAAGTGGGCGGCACCTCGTTGCTGCTCATGCGCGTCATGGCCCGCCTGCGGACTCGGGCGCTGCTCCCGCTGAGCCGCGTGGAGATGTTCTCCCACCCGACGGTCCGTTCGCTGGCCAGACGTCTGGCCCTCCCCGCGGCACCACGGCCCACACCCGATGTGCCACGTCCGGCCCCCGGCGTACCACGGCAGTCGGCCGACGCGGCACGTCCGGTGGCCACGCGCGCCGGGCTCGGCGAGCTGCGTCGGCGCCGCGGTCGCTGA